From Streptomyces yatensis, one genomic window encodes:
- a CDS encoding enoyl-CoA hydratase/isomerase family protein: protein MTITDTTPTASPDAGTVEIERTGEHHDIAVLTLRRERKLNALSTHMESVLLDALHGQEVRTSRAVVVTGVPRAFSAGADTGELREMTPERIAEYYRSSGAVYETFAALPQPTVAALSGYCIGGGLELALAADIRVADPDTVFGLPEVGIGILPSSGGVTRLVREVGPARTRDLVLRGRRFGAPEAYAWGLIGEIAEGGGVREKAVEIATELAAQPPLAVSVAKQVITAATDAPREAALLLEQLAYAALNRTG, encoded by the coding sequence ATGACCATCACCGACACAACGCCCACCGCCTCCCCGGACGCCGGCACCGTGGAGATCGAGCGCACCGGCGAACACCACGACATCGCCGTCCTCACACTGCGGCGCGAGCGGAAGCTCAACGCACTCTCCACCCATATGGAGTCCGTCCTGCTCGACGCCCTGCACGGCCAGGAGGTGCGCACCAGCCGGGCCGTGGTCGTCACCGGAGTGCCGCGCGCCTTCTCGGCCGGGGCGGACACCGGCGAGCTGCGCGAGATGACCCCCGAGAGGATCGCCGAGTACTACCGCTCCTCCGGCGCCGTGTACGAGACGTTCGCCGCCCTCCCCCAGCCCACGGTGGCGGCCCTGTCGGGCTACTGCATCGGCGGCGGACTGGAACTGGCGCTGGCCGCGGACATCCGGGTGGCCGACCCGGACACCGTCTTCGGCCTGCCCGAGGTGGGCATCGGCATTCTGCCCAGCTCCGGCGGGGTGACCCGGCTGGTGCGGGAGGTCGGACCGGCCCGCACCCGCGATCTGGTGCTGCGCGGCCGCCGCTTCGGGGCGCCGGAGGCGTACGCCTGGGGGTTGATCGGCGAGATCGCCGAAGGGGGCGGCGTGCGGGAGAAGGCGGTGGAGATCGCCACGGAGCTTGCCGCGCAGCCACCGCTCGCCGTCTCGGTCGCCAAGCAGGTGATCACGGCGGCCACCGATGCCCCACGCGAGGCGGCGTTGCTGCTGGAGCAGCTCGCGTACGCCGCGCTCAACCGAACCGGCTGA
- a CDS encoding ATP-grasp domain-containing protein translates to MPTMIVIGHRDGLDQALRHRGLDPFYIVQAPVNTPEGRRFRCVTDMENAQEILRAVLSAHLDDVAGVLTVHEMGVFGAAYLRQQLGLPGNTDSKATLYFRDKYLQKNKLPPRVKRARCRYVPVGTSFTDLANDLGDVFVVKPATGAGALRTSIVRSPDEYAQALRPFSGQSDVEIVAESFIDAPEVYMDGIWRNGELQWSSMSRNHISPLSAVQGGVLAAHILDRRRYTSLFQQAETLAGQALTSLDAPDCVFHMEAFTEESGLTFGECAIRLPGALSPQVNKLTFGVDLFDVEISLALGEEVTQPPDSGDPDRFYGYLLLRRPKSGNLTRRDFERHFSFDEIQYSSSPDAPVGPYGRVGQAIVSDEDELKLQRTIEDIVRFNEAGSG, encoded by the coding sequence ATGCCGACGATGATTGTCATCGGACACAGGGACGGTCTGGACCAGGCACTGCGGCACCGGGGCTTGGATCCCTTCTATATCGTGCAGGCCCCCGTGAACACACCAGAGGGCCGACGCTTCAGGTGTGTCACCGACATGGAGAACGCCCAGGAGATACTGCGCGCGGTGCTCTCCGCGCATCTCGATGATGTAGCAGGAGTGCTGACCGTCCATGAAATGGGCGTCTTCGGGGCAGCCTATCTGCGGCAGCAGTTGGGCCTTCCCGGCAACACCGACTCGAAGGCAACGCTCTATTTCCGGGACAAGTACCTGCAGAAGAACAAGTTGCCGCCGCGGGTCAAACGAGCACGCTGCCGATATGTGCCCGTCGGCACCTCCTTCACGGATCTTGCCAACGACCTGGGGGACGTCTTCGTGGTCAAGCCGGCGACCGGCGCCGGCGCCCTTCGCACCAGCATCGTCCGGTCCCCGGACGAGTACGCGCAGGCCCTGAGGCCGTTCTCCGGGCAGTCGGATGTCGAGATCGTCGCCGAGTCCTTCATAGACGCCCCGGAAGTCTATATGGACGGCATCTGGAGGAACGGCGAGCTTCAATGGTCGTCCATGAGCCGCAACCACATATCACCGCTGAGTGCCGTACAGGGCGGCGTCCTGGCCGCCCACATATTGGACAGAAGGCGGTATACATCGCTGTTCCAGCAAGCGGAGACGCTCGCCGGGCAGGCACTCACAAGCCTTGACGCACCGGATTGCGTGTTCCACATGGAAGCGTTCACGGAGGAATCGGGACTGACGTTCGGTGAATGCGCCATCCGTCTCCCGGGGGCGCTCTCCCCTCAGGTCAACAAGCTGACATTCGGGGTCGATCTCTTCGACGTCGAAATCAGCCTCGCACTCGGGGAAGAGGTGACCCAGCCACCGGACAGCGGCGACCCGGATCGCTTCTACGGCTACCTCCTTCTCCGTCGCCCGAAGAGCGGCAATCTGACGCGGAGAGACTTCGAACGCCACTTCTCTTTCGATGAGATCCAGTATTCTTCGTCACCTGATGCCCCGGTCGGGCCGTACGGCCGCGTGGGACAGGCGATCGTATCCGACGAGGATGAGCTGAAGCTGCAGCGGACGATCGAGGACATCGTGCGATTCAACGAGGCCGGCAGCGGATAA
- a CDS encoding purine-cytosine permease family protein, whose translation MAVSTSKETETPDTPGAARHRPVIESRSIDYVPLAERHGKVWHLFPVWFAGDAHLATIATGAIGVALGGNLIWTAIAIVLGNALGTFFMAFHSTQGPQLGLPQMVQSRPQFGFVGALLVWVVALVTYIGYTAFNQVLVGSTMDHLAATPPSVSYIAYAVIGIVLAVVGYDFIHKASRWLTYLTGAGLVVFSVGIVVVAPFSADQLDLSAFTLAPFLIQLFHAAVYQLSWSIYVSDYSRYLPPTVGVRSSFWWTYLGAGFGGAWMMLVGAVAAGLFPKLGLVDAVVKAGDQLFSGFGVVLLLLSVIPLFTIGTLNFYGGSLTLLSSIDSVKRVPLTLGTRVATLVVIGVVSTGLAFSANDDFLTTFGDFLIVLGYLFTPWTAVNLIDFYVVRRGRYSIREIFNPHGIYGRWNWRGLTAYGVGFASMLPFAVIGDAEGPLAHWVKGADVTMLVGLAVSSLLYLVLCRSLDIDAERAVIASADAGLDPDHAGHQAEAGHHA comes from the coding sequence ATGGCAGTCAGCACCAGCAAGGAGACCGAGACACCGGACACGCCGGGCGCCGCCCGGCACCGGCCGGTCATCGAGAGCCGGTCGATCGACTATGTGCCCCTCGCCGAACGCCACGGCAAGGTCTGGCACCTCTTCCCCGTGTGGTTCGCCGGGGACGCGCATCTCGCCACCATCGCCACCGGCGCGATCGGGGTGGCGCTCGGCGGGAACCTGATCTGGACGGCCATCGCCATCGTGCTCGGCAATGCGCTGGGCACCTTCTTCATGGCGTTCCACTCCACCCAGGGCCCGCAGCTGGGGCTGCCCCAAATGGTGCAGTCCCGACCGCAGTTCGGGTTCGTCGGGGCGCTGCTGGTGTGGGTCGTGGCACTGGTGACCTACATCGGCTACACGGCCTTCAACCAGGTGCTGGTCGGCTCGACGATGGACCACCTGGCGGCCACTCCCCCGTCGGTCAGCTACATCGCCTACGCCGTGATCGGCATCGTGCTCGCCGTCGTGGGATATGACTTCATCCACAAGGCGTCCCGGTGGCTGACGTATCTGACGGGCGCGGGCCTGGTCGTGTTCTCCGTGGGCATCGTGGTGGTCGCCCCCTTCAGCGCGGACCAGCTCGATCTGAGCGCCTTCACTCTCGCTCCCTTCCTGATCCAGCTGTTCCACGCCGCCGTCTACCAGCTCTCGTGGTCCATCTATGTCTCCGACTACTCCCGCTATCTTCCGCCGACGGTGGGGGTGCGCTCCTCGTTCTGGTGGACGTATCTGGGGGCGGGCTTCGGTGGCGCGTGGATGATGCTGGTGGGGGCGGTGGCCGCGGGGCTGTTCCCGAAGCTGGGCCTGGTGGATGCCGTGGTCAAGGCCGGTGACCAGCTGTTCTCCGGTTTCGGTGTGGTGCTGTTGCTGTTGTCGGTGATTCCGCTGTTCACCATCGGCACCCTCAACTTCTACGGCGGCAGCCTCACACTGCTCTCCAGCATCGACTCGGTGAAGCGGGTCCCGCTGACCCTGGGGACCCGCGTCGCCACACTGGTGGTCATCGGCGTGGTCTCCACCGGGCTCGCCTTCAGTGCCAACGATGACTTCCTGACCACCTTCGGGGACTTCCTGATCGTCCTCGGCTACCTCTTCACACCGTGGACCGCGGTCAACCTGATCGACTTCTATGTGGTGCGGCGTGGCCGCTACTCGATCCGCGAGATCTTCAATCCCCATGGCATCTACGGCCGGTGGAACTGGCGCGGGCTGACCGCCTATGGCGTCGGCTTCGCCTCGATGCTGCCGTTCGCCGTGATCGGCGACGCGGAGGGGCCGCTCGCACACTGGGTCAAGGGCGCCGACGTCACCATGCTGGTCGGACTCGCCGTGTCGTCCCTGCTCTATCTGGTGCTGTGCCGCTCGCTCGACATCGACGCCGAGCGCGCCGTCATCGCGTCCGCCGACGCCGGTCTCGACCCGGACCACGCCGGACACCAGGCGGAGGCCGGACACCACGCATGA
- a CDS encoding carbamoyltransferase family protein, translating to MIVLGYNGFSRGAELFGRLYGATGVGRNLLVGHDAAAALVIDGELVAAVEEERLSRVKKTSDFPANAITWCLNSAGVDIDQVDVFAFPWRFSPTVAEQMISEICDSDMPVTAKFDALRSTGELYSDMLGRDAVYNDFVQRTGYELDPNKLTLVPHHLAHLMCGAYLAGGGDAAFLVSDGRAETLSAVMGELRNGVVRLFDESAVPMTSSLGVAFGRITRYLGFVPNNDEYKVMGLAAYGPPPQHNPLLERVVRLHENGSYTLSIPRDIGAYYALFDDLFGGDSEKREQFDFRVKVAGIAQHMVEAITAHQLRTLTAASSLDTLLFEGGLALNCVANTKMLERSPFTGMEVSFGASDPGVAMGAAVYAAGLRNRPADAVTTPYLGPSYDERQVLDTLAEYADRIEWQEEPDTTSVTDRTAELLAGKNVVGWFQGRAEFGPRALGNRSILANPAFPDIKDIINLRVKHREPFRPFAPVILESEAPRVFEMGKKTSSPYMTFVFPVRKEYQERIPGACHVDGTARAQTVDERQNPALARLLRAFTARTDVPCLLNTSFNVAGEPIVCSPRDALECFLATEIDYLVIDRFVVTKKES from the coding sequence GTGATCGTACTCGGTTACAACGGATTCAGCAGAGGTGCGGAACTTTTCGGGCGTCTCTACGGGGCAACTGGTGTCGGCCGTAATCTCTTGGTGGGTCATGACGCCGCGGCGGCTCTGGTGATCGACGGCGAGTTGGTGGCGGCGGTCGAGGAGGAGCGGCTGAGCCGGGTCAAGAAGACCTCCGATTTCCCGGCCAACGCAATCACATGGTGTCTGAACTCCGCCGGCGTCGACATCGACCAGGTGGACGTTTTCGCTTTCCCCTGGCGGTTTTCGCCGACCGTGGCCGAGCAGATGATTTCGGAGATATGCGACTCCGACATGCCGGTCACGGCCAAGTTCGACGCTCTGCGCAGCACGGGCGAGCTCTACTCGGACATGCTCGGCCGGGACGCGGTGTACAACGACTTCGTCCAGCGGACCGGGTACGAGCTGGATCCCAACAAACTCACCCTGGTGCCCCATCACCTGGCCCATCTCATGTGCGGCGCCTATCTGGCCGGCGGGGGCGACGCCGCCTTCCTGGTGAGCGACGGCCGGGCGGAGACCCTGTCCGCCGTCATGGGCGAGCTGCGGAACGGCGTGGTCCGTCTGTTCGACGAGAGCGCGGTCCCGATGACCAGCTCGCTGGGGGTGGCGTTCGGGAGGATCACCCGCTACCTGGGGTTCGTCCCGAACAACGACGAGTACAAGGTGATGGGCCTGGCCGCGTACGGCCCGCCGCCACAGCACAATCCGCTGCTCGAACGCGTGGTGCGGCTGCATGAGAACGGCTCGTACACCCTCTCCATCCCCCGGGACATCGGGGCCTACTACGCGCTGTTCGACGACCTGTTCGGCGGCGACAGCGAGAAGCGCGAGCAGTTCGACTTCCGGGTGAAGGTCGCCGGGATCGCCCAGCACATGGTCGAGGCCATCACCGCTCACCAGCTGCGCACGCTGACCGCGGCCTCCAGCCTGGACACCCTGCTCTTCGAGGGCGGTCTGGCGCTCAACTGCGTGGCCAATACGAAGATGCTGGAGCGGTCGCCGTTCACCGGAATGGAGGTCAGCTTCGGGGCCAGCGACCCGGGGGTCGCCATGGGCGCGGCCGTGTACGCGGCCGGCCTCAGGAACCGGCCCGCCGACGCGGTCACCACCCCCTACCTGGGACCTTCGTACGACGAGAGGCAGGTCCTGGACACCCTCGCGGAGTACGCGGACCGTATCGAGTGGCAGGAGGAGCCCGACACCACATCGGTCACCGACAGGACGGCGGAGCTGCTGGCCGGGAAGAACGTCGTGGGCTGGTTCCAGGGCCGGGCCGAGTTCGGGCCGCGCGCCCTGGGCAACCGCAGCATCCTCGCCAATCCGGCCTTCCCCGACATCAAGGACATCATCAATCTCCGGGTGAAACACCGGGAGCCGTTCCGCCCGTTCGCGCCGGTCATCCTCGAATCCGAGGCGCCGCGCGTCTTCGAGATGGGCAAGAAGACCTCGTCCCCCTATATGACGTTCGTCTTCCCGGTGCGGAAGGAGTACCAGGAGCGGATCCCCGGTGCCTGCCATGTGGACGGCACGGCGCGGGCCCAGACGGTGGACGAGCGGCAGAACCCCGCGCTCGCCCGGCTGTTGCGGGCCTTCACGGCGCGCACCGATGTGCCCTGCCTGCTCAACACCTCGTTCAACGTGGCCGGTGAGCCCATCGTCTGTTCGCCGCGGGACGCGTTGGAGTGCTTCCTCGCCACCGAAATCGACTACCTGGTCATCGATCGGTTCGTGGTCACCAAGAAGGAAAGCTGA
- a CDS encoding class I SAM-dependent methyltransferase → MADEQGKAPDSTAVRVALWRAMHVQVDPPPHVLDDEIGLRLAAPDDGWRRRPDMDPHATSGFRAAVVARARFIEDLVAEQADRGVTQYVTLGAGLDTFAQRKPEIASRLQLFEVDQPGPQEWKRHRLVELGYGIPDWLHLVPVDFEASESWLERLTAAGFDPGRPAVIVSTGVTMYLTEEATAATLRQIAGLAPGSTLAMTFLLPDELLDDADRPGLRASKEGAQAAGTPFISFYTPQDMLALARASGFQDARHLPGASLAERYFAGRTDGLRPSSGEDLLLANT, encoded by the coding sequence ATGGCGGACGAGCAGGGCAAGGCGCCGGACAGCACCGCCGTGCGGGTCGCCCTCTGGCGGGCGATGCATGTCCAGGTCGACCCACCGCCACATGTGCTCGACGACGAGATCGGCCTGCGGCTGGCGGCCCCCGACGACGGCTGGCGCCGCCGCCCCGATATGGATCCGCACGCCACCAGTGGGTTCCGGGCGGCCGTTGTGGCCCGCGCCCGTTTCATCGAGGACCTGGTCGCCGAGCAGGCCGACCGCGGCGTCACCCAGTACGTCACCCTGGGAGCCGGCCTGGACACCTTCGCCCAGCGCAAGCCGGAGATCGCCTCCCGGCTGCAGCTCTTCGAGGTCGACCAGCCCGGCCCCCAGGAGTGGAAGCGCCACCGCCTGGTCGAACTCGGCTACGGCATCCCCGACTGGCTGCACCTGGTGCCGGTCGACTTCGAGGCAAGCGAGTCCTGGCTGGAGCGGCTCACCGCCGCCGGCTTCGACCCCGGCCGGCCGGCGGTCATCGTCTCCACCGGCGTCACCATGTACCTCACCGAGGAAGCCACCGCGGCCACCCTGCGTCAGATCGCCGGGCTCGCACCCGGCTCAACGCTCGCCATGACCTTCCTGCTGCCGGACGAACTCCTCGACGACGCCGATCGCCCTGGCCTCAGAGCGAGCAAGGAAGGCGCGCAAGCGGCCGGAACGCCGTTCATCAGCTTCTACACCCCGCAGGACATGCTGGCGCTGGCCCGCGCATCCGGCTTCCAGGACGCCCGGCACCTGCCGGGAGCCTCGCTCGCCGAGCGCTACTTCGCCGGTCGCACCGACGGCCTTCGTCCGTCCAGCGGAGAGGACCTGCTGCTGGCCAACACCTGA
- a CDS encoding acyl-CoA dehydrogenase family protein, which yields MEFALSPRLAELKQRAASLTGKIMQFEDECEANNGLPPEAHAVIRDEVLAHGLQAINMPADWGGAGLTILEQVVAQDELGKLTNALWDAVWRPANCLSACTPEQRERYLVPDIEGRRRDAVAITEEHAGSDPSRIRTTATRDGDGYILNGEKWFVTVGDAADFLIVLAYVRPDNEPTMFLVDKDTPGVSVKRTPRYTHTFVYEHPEFLFQDVRVGPDAVLGRIGEGYDLTRDWFTEERLMIAARTIGAAERALRLAVDWAKEREQGGDVLMNRQLIQGMIADSVTEIATNRAFTHQVAWEFDQGGDRKTLHAKAATAKLAASEASNRIVDRCVQIFGGRGYMRDMPVERLWRELRVDRIWEGTSEIQRLVIANEVGKRGLDDLLSFTAGS from the coding sequence TCTGGCCGAACTGAAGCAGCGTGCCGCCAGCCTGACCGGCAAGATCATGCAGTTCGAGGACGAGTGCGAGGCCAACAACGGTCTGCCGCCCGAAGCCCACGCCGTCATCCGCGACGAGGTGCTCGCCCATGGCCTGCAGGCCATCAACATGCCCGCCGACTGGGGCGGCGCGGGCCTCACGATCCTGGAACAGGTCGTCGCCCAGGACGAGTTGGGCAAGCTCACCAACGCCCTGTGGGACGCGGTGTGGCGGCCCGCCAACTGCCTCAGCGCCTGCACTCCCGAGCAGCGCGAGCGCTACCTCGTCCCGGACATCGAGGGCCGCCGCCGCGACGCGGTGGCCATCACCGAGGAACACGCCGGCTCCGACCCCTCCCGGATCCGCACCACGGCCACCCGGGACGGCGACGGCTACATCCTCAACGGCGAGAAGTGGTTTGTGACCGTCGGCGACGCGGCGGACTTCCTCATCGTCCTCGCCTATGTGCGGCCGGACAACGAGCCGACGATGTTCCTCGTCGACAAGGACACCCCCGGCGTCTCCGTCAAGCGCACCCCCCGCTACACCCACACCTTCGTCTACGAACACCCCGAGTTCCTCTTCCAGGACGTCCGGGTCGGCCCGGACGCCGTTCTCGGCAGGATCGGCGAGGGGTACGACCTGACCCGCGACTGGTTCACCGAGGAACGGCTGATGATCGCCGCGCGCACCATCGGCGCCGCCGAGCGCGCGCTGCGGCTGGCCGTCGACTGGGCCAAGGAGCGTGAGCAGGGCGGGGATGTGCTGATGAACCGTCAGCTGATCCAGGGGATGATCGCCGACTCGGTGACCGAGATCGCCACCAACCGCGCCTTCACCCACCAGGTGGCCTGGGAGTTCGACCAGGGTGGCGACCGCAAGACCCTGCACGCCAAGGCCGCCACCGCCAAGCTCGCCGCCTCCGAGGCGTCCAACCGGATCGTCGACCGCTGTGTGCAGATCTTCGGCGGCCGCGGCTATATGCGGGACATGCCGGTCGAGCGGCTGTGGCGGGAGCTGCGGGTGGACCGGATCTGGGAGGGCACCTCCGAGATCCAGCGGCTGGTCATCGCCAACGAGGTCGGCAAGCGCGGCCTGGACGACCTGCTGTCCTTCACCGCCGGGAGCTGA
- a CDS encoding GNAT family N-acetyltransferase, with amino-acid sequence MLTLERLRADHAPALLAFERENREYFARSIPDRGDAYFAEFASLLRARLAEQDDGVCHFHVVMDDRGELVGRVNLVDVEEGDAELGYRIGERAAGRGVATAAVREVCRLAATEYRLSTLTAVTTLDNVASKTVLERNGFTVVGDVTVAGRPGTRYRRTLVAAR; translated from the coding sequence ATGCTGACGTTGGAACGGCTCCGGGCGGACCACGCGCCTGCCCTGCTGGCCTTCGAGCGCGAGAACCGCGAGTACTTCGCTCGGTCGATCCCCGACCGCGGGGACGCCTACTTCGCGGAGTTCGCTTCCCTTCTCCGTGCCCGGCTCGCCGAGCAGGATGACGGTGTGTGTCACTTCCATGTCGTCATGGACGACCGGGGGGAGTTGGTCGGCCGCGTCAATCTCGTGGATGTCGAGGAAGGCGACGCCGAACTCGGCTACCGGATCGGCGAGCGCGCCGCGGGCCGTGGGGTGGCAACCGCCGCGGTGCGAGAAGTGTGCCGCCTGGCCGCCACGGAGTACCGCCTTTCCACCCTCACCGCGGTCACCACCCTGGACAACGTGGCCTCGAAGACCGTGCTCGAACGTAATGGATTCACTGTCGTGGGGGACGTCACCGTGGCCGGGCGCCCCGGTACGCGCTATCGCCGCACGCTCGTTGCGGCGCGCTGA
- a CDS encoding cupin domain-containing protein — MGNESRSDLALSSTVVAEGFARWSPQLRKEFDTNAHNGRIGQSLVKETDSLRIWETSLQPGERIPVHRHVLDYFWIALTSGRARQHSSDGTTHEISYVRGQSRHFCCPDGRYHLHDLKNIGDEVLSFLTIETKDGPNEPIQL, encoded by the coding sequence GTGGGTAATGAATCTCGTTCCGATCTCGCCCTGTCGAGCACCGTCGTGGCCGAAGGGTTCGCTCGCTGGAGTCCGCAGCTGCGGAAGGAATTCGACACCAACGCCCATAACGGCAGGATCGGCCAGTCGCTGGTGAAGGAGACCGATTCGCTGCGCATCTGGGAGACCTCCCTTCAACCGGGAGAGCGGATTCCCGTCCATCGGCATGTGCTGGACTACTTCTGGATAGCACTCACCAGCGGCCGGGCCCGTCAGCACTCAAGCGATGGCACCACTCACGAGATCTCCTATGTCCGAGGACAGTCTCGGCATTTTTGTTGCCCCGATGGGCGATACCACCTTCATGACCTGAAGAATATCGGCGATGAGGTTCTGTCGTTCCTGACCATCGAGACAAAGGATGGACCGAACGAGCCTATTCAGCTCTGA